tttaccaccactaaaaaaaatataaaataatttcttctttagttccccaaccagggatctggGCCCTCAGGaaggaaagcacagagtcctaaccactagaccaccagggaatttcctcatATGTACcatgattaaagaaaataatttaaacttagAGCTGATATTTATTATGATAACAAATGGCAATTATCTAAGAATAAATCTTATGAAAGATGAATAGGACCTCTACacaggaaattataaaatattaagaacCATTGTAGGTTATTTAGATAAACAGAGCATGCTCATGAAGTGAATGTCTCATGATTGTAAAGATGTCAGCTGGTTTCATGTACAATGCCCAGAACTCAATACAGAATTATCAGGCTAATATAGCTAATTATCCTGACAAAATTATCAGGATAATTAtctattatctcaatagatacaatACAATTCAAATCAATACCTCACCAAGTTGTTTTTATGGAATTAATATACAAATCTAGGTTGAATTAAAGAGACAGCATGACATTAATGGAAAAAACAGTCAAATTgattagaaaaacaaaagcaaaaagactATGGTTATATAAGGAACAACTGTGgaactaattatttttaatggtctTGCCTCAGCTGAACATGTTTGGTAAAAGTTaagcttgatccttgggtctcagcaaagacaaaaaattaaaattaattgcaTATGAACgtgaacaagaaaacaaaagacacaagAAATTATCTTCAGAGGAtagaatcaagaagaaaaaaatgataagttgaacttaactaaaatgaaaatttctattCACCAAatgacaaaagaatgaaaagacaagtcacagTGTGGAACAATGCAGAAAATCAAGAAAGGGGTCATATCCAGAACATAAAACTTTTCACAAAGAAGTAGAAGgaacttccttggtagtccagagttgaaagtctgcctgccaatgcaggggatgtgagttggatctctggtccaggaagattctacatgacACAGGGCAAATAAGCCCGtgtaccgcaactactgaagccctagtGCTCTAGGGCTTTACTctccagcaagagaagccagtacaatgagaagctcatacactacaactagagagtagcccccctcaCCAGAAACCCTAGGTGCACCAATGAAAACCCGGTACagcaaaaaattaatttaaaaaacagtagaAGAATATAACAGAATaggaaaataggcagaagacttGAACAGTTATTGCACAGAATAGGATATTAAAATGGccaataataatacaaaaatgtGCTCAACCTCAATTACAAATTGGGAAACATAAGCACATCTAGCAAAATGGCAACAATGTAAATTAACAATGCCAAGTTTTCCAGATGATGACGAGCAACTGAAACTCATACAGAACTAGCAAAAGTGTGAACAGGTAAAAGCATTTGGGGAATTGACATCAATTAAAGATACCAATTGATTGACACTAtcaattagtgataccaagggtacaataaaggacagaaatggtatggacctaaacagaagcagaagagattaagaagaggtggcaaggatatacagaagaactatacaaaaaagatcttcatgacccagataaccacgatggtgtgaccactcacttagagccaggcatcctggaatgtgaagtcaagtgggccttaggaagcatcactacaaacaaagctactggaggtgatggaattccagctgacctatttcaaatactaaaagatgatgctgtgaaagtgctgcactcaatatgccagcaaatttggaaaactcagcagtggtcacaggactggaaaaggtcagttttcattccaatcccaaagaaaggcaatgccaaagaatgttcaaactaccatacaattacactcatctcccacactagcaaagtaatgctcaaaattcttcaagccaggcttcaacagtatgtgaaccatgaacttccagatgttcaagctggatttagaaaaggcagaggaaacagagatcaaattgccaacatccgttggatcacagaaaaagcaagagttccagaaaaacatttatttctgctttattgactacgccaaagcctttgattatgtggtcacaacaaaatgtggaaagttcttaaagagatgagaaaaacagatcacctgacctgcctcctgagaaatctgtatgcaagtcaagaagcaacagatagaaacagacatggaacaacagactcgttccaaattgggaaaggagtacgtcaacattgtatattgtcaccctgcttatttaacttatatgcagagtacatcatgcgaaatgccaggctggatgaagtacaagctggaatcaagattgccaggagaaatatcaataacctcagacacgcagatgacaccacccttatggcagaaagcaaagaagaactcaagagcctgttgatgaaagtgaaagatcaaagtgaaaaagttggcttaaaactcaacattcagaaaactgagatcatggcatctggtcccatcacttcatggcaaatagatggggaaacaatagaaacagtgagagactttattttggggtgctccaaaatcaccgcatatggtgactgcagccatgaaattaaaagtcgcttgctccttggaagaaaatctatgaccaacctggtgagcatattaaaaagcaaagacactaccctgccaacaaaggtccgtctaatcaaagctatggtttttccagtggtcatgtatggatgtgagaattggactataaagaaagctgagcacggaagaattgatgctttttaactgtggtgttggagaagactcttgagagtcccttggactgcaaggatatcaaaccaatcaatcctaaaggaaatcagtcctgaatattcagtcctgatgctgaagctgaaactccaatactttagccacctgatgcgaagagctgactcatttgaaaagaccctgatgctgggaaagattgagggcaggaggagaaggggaagacagatgatgagctggttggatggcatcaccaactcaatggatatgagtttgagcaagctctgggacctggtgaaggacagggaagtctggcttgctgtagtccatgggggtcacaaagagtcagacatgattgagcaacttaacTAATCAATTAAAGGAGAAGATAAGTACAGAGCCTATGTTCCACTAATCTCCATCTTAGctaaataatacagaaaagttTGTAAATAGGCAttgaaaattttacaaatatactGATGGCAGCATTAGGTAAAATAGATACAAAGAGAAACAATGTGAAATTCTCAACAGAGTAACACATACCCTATTCCTAAAAcatactaaagaaagaaaaaaactattagaGATAATAAATTAACTCCAAGTACTTAAGGCAATATGGATGACTTCACAGAATAGTGAATGATAAATATGAACACAGAAACACAAGCACACATACAACACATTTTGTGCAATTCCATTTAGAAAAATTCAAGAAGTAAAAATTAATCAGCTATAAAATTAAAGCTGTGGCTACATATGGGGGGAAGAGGGAAAAGATATTTGGGAGGTACATTTGAGTGTCTTCTGGAGTGAAGGTAacagttttcactttcaaatagtTGATTAAGCTGTAGTATTCTGTGTACTTTTCAATGATTTATAGGCAAATAAcaagaaaatgctttctaaaagTTGATTACaactgaaaataaagatgaagatATAAGTCACAAAATTTATAACCCTAGTtatataaatatgcattgaataatgaatattaaaaacaaaacaacatgtaTTGTCTTGGTGTCCTATTCCTCTAAAAGGTTTTAGTTTAAAAGGGGatgaaaaagtaaacaaatttaGTTCAGAGAAATTTAGTTTTGAGAAAGTTTTTAAGAAGAAATTGACAGAATTAAAGAATACCCAGACTTCACAGTAAATAAGGATATTTATAAACTAACCTTTGAAAGAGAATCCACAGTTGCTGGCTGCTGATCTTCCCTGTCCCCAGAGTCCGGAACACTGGGACTGAAGGCCATGAGGTCGGTCTTGGGCGGCCCCTCCTCAGAGCACACCCTCTGCCGCCTCTCCTGAGAGTAAGACCAGCTCCCCACCGCGCTGGAGCACACCAGCCTGGGCTTCACCGGCCCGCACGCGCCCTCGCTGGGCGGCGCCGAGCACCGCAGCGCCGTGTACAGCAGCAGCGTGAGCACCAACAGGCTGGACACCGCGCAGATGGCGATGATCAGATACACGTTCACATCCACCAGAACTGCCTCCGCTTCAGCCGCGCCAGACAATGCCCGCGAAGAGGCCTTGGGCGCCTGGCCGCTGTCCTCCAGCGACAGCAGCACGGTGGCCGTGGCCGTCAGCGCCGGCTCGCCGTGGTCTTTGACCAGCACCAGCAGGCGCTGGCGCGGCGCGTCCGCCTCGTCCAGGGCGCGCGTCGTGCTGATCTCGCCGGTGTACAGCCCCACGCGGAATAGGCTGCGTGCGCCATCCCCCGCCAGCTGCAGCTCGTACGACAGCCACGCGTTGTAGCCCGAGTCCGCGTCCACCGCGCGCACCTTCGCCACCACGTGGCCCGCGCCCACCGACCGCGCCACCACCTGGCTCACCGCGCTGGATCCTCCGCTTGGCCCGGGCGGCAGCAGCGCGGGCGCGTTGTCGTTCTCGTCCAGCACGAACACTTGCAGCGTCACGTTGCTGCCCAGGGGCGGCACGCCCGCGTCGCGCGCGCTCACCTGGAACTGCAGCAGCTCCAGCTCCTCGTGGTCCAGAGGCTGCAGCGCATACACCTTGCCGCTCTCCGCGTGCACCGACAGATAGCTGGACAGCTCACGCTCGCCCACCCGCCGCTCCACCAGCGAGTAGGACACCAGCGCGTTTTCCTGCGCGTCCGCGTCTCGCGCAGACACGGTGAagatgtggcagcctggagggtTGTTCTCCTTCACGAACACCGTGTACTCGGGCTGCGTGAACGCGGGTGCATTGTCGTTCACGTCGGCCACCTCCACGGACACACTGGCTGTGGTGGACAAGGAAGGCGACCCCCCGTCTTGAGCGGTCACCACCAATTTATAGACGGACACTTTCTCGCGATCCAAGGTGCTGTCCAAAACGAGTGAATAGTAGTTCTTGAAGGTGGACACCAGCCTGAAAGGGACGTGGGGCGATAGTCTACAGGTCACCTGCCCATTGACACTGGAGTCGAGGTCAGACAAACTTATCAAGGCAATGACGGTGCCCAGTGGAGCGTCTTCCCTAATTGGGAGTGACAAGAATTTGAATTCCATTACTGGGGCATTATCATTGGTGTCTTCAACTTCCACCATAACTGTACAATGGCCAGAAAGTGGCGGCTGCCCCTTATCAATGCCCTCTACAAGAATTTCATAGGATTTGGTTTCTTCAAAATCAATATATCCCTTTACCATAATTTCTCCAGTAATTGGATCCATGTAGAATTTGGATTTCACAATGGGTAAAATATCAGctgagaatgaataaataatattccCATTCAAGCCTTCGTCTAAATCTGAGGCGTTAAGTTTAATTACCAACGTTCCGTTAGGAACGTTTTCTAGTAATTTCACTTCATAGAGTGTTCTGTCGAAAGTCGGGGCGTTGTCGTTGGCGTCCAGCACTCTGACGAGTAACTGAACAGTGCCAGTCAGCTCAGGTTTGCCGCCATCAGAGGCGGTAAGGACTAAAAAAATCTCCGGAGCTTCTTCTCTGTCTAAAGGTCTCCTTAATACCAGCCCAAGACGTTTTACCCGCTCTTCATCGGACGGTTTTTCCAGCGAGAAATATTCATTGGGACTCAGCCTGTATGTCAGCAGAGCGTTGGCCCCAATGTCTGCATCAGAGGCGCCCTCTAGCGGAAACCGAGAGTCAAGCGGCCTGGATTCAGCCATAAACAGAATCTTTTGTGTTCCTGGGAACACTGGAGGATTGTCGTTAATGTCCTTCACCTCCACCTCCACATGGAACACCTGCAGTGGCCGGTCCACGATCACCTCCAGGTGGATGCTGCACTCCGCACTCTGCCCGCACAGCTCCTCCCGGTCGATCCGAGAATTCACAAACAAAATGCCATTCTGCAGATTTACCTCCAGAAGGTCCCCGCGGCCTTTGGATGACACACGAAACAGGCGCGGCACCAGTTCCGCCAGCTCCAATCCCAGGTCCTGAGCGATTCGGCCCACAAAGGTGCCGTGTTTGGCCTCTTCCAGGACAGAGTAGCGGAGCTGGCCGCTCCCAGCCTTCCAGGCTGCGAGGAACAGAAGTGAGAGCAGCAAACGCCGGTATTCCTGGCCAGTTCCCCAGGAAAACTCCATCTCATGTCTTCAGTGTTTTGTTGTCATGAAGAGAGTCTTGTTTCCAAACGAAGCACTACCTCCTGACCGTTCAGTCCAATGCCATTGTAGCCTCCATTTTTTCAGTGGTGGATGTAGCTTCTTTACCATAAGAACAggagtgatttctttctttttctctctctctctctttttttttttttttttttgctttatggtATCAATTTTACGGTACAGAGCGACATCATGTGGCTCAAAACCGTAAGTAACAGATTCTGGAAATCCATACTATGAACTGCTAAGTCTTCATCTTTCTTTCCGCCTTCCCGTGGATTTTAATGCCCTTGGAGAATAGAATCACACTTTACACTACTGCAGCACACATTTTGCGCTACTAATTGACTGAGTGTGAGTTTCACCACAGGAGCAGACTTCACTTCAGTGGAAATACTTTTTTCATACAAGTTTTAAGTATTTACAGAGACCCAACTGTAGTTAACACTTTATACAGTTGGCAAAGTGTTGACTAGGAAAATTCGTGACATTTTTGTGTTCCTGAGAGTGAAGAAAGGTAGTCATTAATGATGACACTATTCATCATTGGATTTTACATTCTGCTTATTGAAGACTTCAGAGAATACATCTCTAGGAAAACTCTGATCTCAAAGATAGGTAGTTGAAAgggaatttcaaaaaatattcaaacaagGAAGCAAAGACCATGAGCACTTGATTGAGAGCCTTCCTTAAATAATGTAAGGGCTGAGGGCAATGAAACTTTAACAGGAAAGTAGGATATTGCAGTATACATTGTGTTGGAAAGTATTCCAAATAATTTCATTCCCTGGAACCCATTCACCTCCCATGAACAACACTGGTATTCTCATTTTGGTTCTCATGGTTTATAAACACTTGCTTGTTCTTCAGGACCTAATATGCTTCAACTTCTGTTTCTCCCACAGTGCTCATATAGTCTAGCCAAAGTGGACAATTTCCTGCTTCCAATAACATTTTTTGCTAAACAAATATACTCATTTCATTCTCTGCCTAAGTAATATCCAGCATTTCCAAACTCTTCTAAAAGCAGTCTTCCCCCATGATATAACAACTTAAAACTTCCTTGACCAATAAAGACTTTCACGATTAAGCCAATTGGGCAGGCatctttactttcttttataCTATAGCATCTAGGTCAATCCATTAGCCATTTATtacattaatttctcttttgtaggTATTTGGGTATATGTATCTAATCATAAATTTTTGGAATGTAAACttttaaagagaatattt
The DNA window shown above is from Bos indicus x Bos taurus breed Angus x Brahman F1 hybrid chromosome 7, Bos_hybrid_MaternalHap_v2.0, whole genome shotgun sequence and carries:
- the LOC113895258 gene encoding protocadherin alpha-4 isoform X13, with product MEFSWGTGQEYRRLLLSLLFLAAWKAGSGQLRYSVLEEAKHGTFVGRIAQDLGLELAELVPRLFRVSSKGRGDLLEVNLQNGILFVNSRIDREELCGQSAECSIHLEVIVDRPLQVFHVEVEVKDINDNPPVFPGTQKILFMAESRPLDSRFPLEGASDADIGANALLTYRLSPNEYFSLEKPSDEERVKRLGLVLRRPLDREEAPEIFLVLTASDGGKPELTGTVQLLVRVLDANDNAPTFDRTLYEVKLLENVPNGTLVIKLNASDLDEGLNGNIIYSFSADILPIVKSKFYMDPITGEIMVKGYIDFEETKSYEILVEGIDKGQPPLSGHCTVMVEVEDTNDNAPVMEFKFLSLPIREDAPLGTVIALISLSDLDSSVNGQVTCRLSPHVPFRLVSTFKNYYSLVLDSTLDREKVSVYKLVVTAQDGGSPSLSTTASVSVEVADVNDNAPAFTQPEYTVFVKENNPPGCHIFTVSARDADAQENALVSYSLVERRVGERELSSYLSVHAESGKVYALQPLDHEELELLQFQVSARDAGVPPLGSNVTLQVFVLDENDNAPALLPPGPSGGSSAVSQVVARSVGAGHVVAKVRAVDADSGYNAWLSYELQLAGDGARSLFRVGLYTGEISTTRALDEADAPRQRLLVLVKDHGEPALTATATVLLSLEDSGQAPKASSRALSGAAEAEAVLVDVNVYLIIAICAVSSLLVLTLLLYTALRCSAPPSEGACGPVKPRLVCSSAVGSWSYSQERRQRVCSEEGPPKTDLMAFSPSVPDSGDREDQQPATVDSLSKPRQPNPDWRYSASLRAGMHSSVHLEEAGILRAGPGGPDQQWPTVSSATPEPEAGEVSPPVGAGVNSNSWTFKYGPGNPKQSGPGELPDKFIIPGSPAIISIRQEPTNSQIDKSDFITFGKKEETKKKKKKKKGNKTQEKKEKGNSTTDNSDQ
- the LOC113895258 gene encoding protocadherin alpha-4 isoform X17, whose protein sequence is MEFSWGTGQEYRRLLLSLLFLAAWKAGSGQLRYSVLEEAKHGTFVGRIAQDLGLELAELVPRLFRVSSKGRGDLLEVNLQNGILFVNSRIDREELCGQSAECSIHLEVIVDRPLQVFHVEVEVKDINDNPPVFPGTQKILFMAESRPLDSRFPLEGASDADIGANALLTYRLSPNEYFSLEKPSDEERVKRLGLVLRRPLDREEAPEIFLVLTASDGGKPELTGTVQLLVRVLDANDNAPTFDRTLYEVKLLENVPNGTLVIKLNASDLDEGLNGNIIYSFSADILPIVKSKFYMDPITGEIMVKGYIDFEETKSYEILVEGIDKGQPPLSGHCTVMVEVEDTNDNAPVMEFKFLSLPIREDAPLGTVIALISLSDLDSSVNGQVTCRLSPHVPFRLVSTFKNYYSLVLDSTLDREKVSVYKLVVTAQDGGSPSLSTTASVSVEVADVNDNAPAFTQPEYTVFVKENNPPGCHIFTVSARDADAQENALVSYSLVERRVGERELSSYLSVHAESGKVYALQPLDHEELELLQFQVSARDAGVPPLGSNVTLQVFVLDENDNAPALLPPGPSGGSSAVSQVVARSVGAGHVVAKVRAVDADSGYNAWLSYELQLAGDGARSLFRVGLYTGEISTTRALDEADAPRQRLLVLVKDHGEPALTATATVLLSLEDSGQAPKASSRALSGAAEAEAVLVDVNVYLIIAICAVSSLLVLTLLLYTALRCSAPPSEGACGPVKPRLVCSSAVGSWSYSQERRQRVCSEEGPPKTDLMAFSPSVPDSGDREDQQPATVDSLSKPRQPNPDWRYSASLRAGMHSSVHLEEAGILRAGPGGPDQQWPTVSSATPEPEAGEVSPPVGAGVNSNSWTFKYGPGNPKQSGPEPKKQTQVSFLLRRKGEASQPRQ